From Myxococcus xanthus, a single genomic window includes:
- a CDS encoding DUF1501 domain-containing protein — MKKNRHDENCSQGCAHGRRTFLKATAGFMGSTLLGGLPFRAFAQAAEMAPADRCFVFVYFNGGWDQLLAFDPRDPTEFTADRASETKILPGYDQINDTRFEARPLIPAELPGVGRSNIDFGPAVGTELARHYDLMTVVRGINMNTLGHEVGYRYFLTGKMPIGSAARGSSTATEIVGQMKPRVPIASISYNVESYNDRYGGYANALRVSRRDDLILTLKGSADALDSELEKQLLDFRGQPVNCEQAAYGARGVGTTYSNSQEQMRLIQSKGLDKSFDFLVGANQPHSAEMAVIRTKYNLTSANDVNGERGRAATVATALKKGIAQCVTINLTGGLDTHFGSQLTQANNQRRGFDALAMLVKDLRESDHPAGGTFMDHTTIMVFSEFSRTPLINSSGGRDHHLSNSALLMGAGIKHNFVFGRSGDIGMAPGTFDLRNGASDPNGENILPEHVIATVLASAGLDYSITRVEPLRPILA, encoded by the coding sequence ATGAAGAAGAACCGCCACGACGAGAATTGCTCCCAGGGCTGCGCCCACGGACGCCGTACCTTCCTCAAGGCCACCGCTGGCTTCATGGGCTCCACCCTGCTGGGTGGGCTGCCCTTCCGCGCCTTCGCCCAGGCGGCGGAGATGGCGCCGGCGGACCGCTGCTTCGTGTTCGTCTACTTCAACGGTGGATGGGACCAACTGCTGGCCTTCGACCCGAGGGACCCGACCGAGTTCACGGCGGACCGTGCCTCGGAGACGAAAATCCTCCCGGGCTACGACCAGATCAACGACACCCGCTTCGAGGCCCGGCCGCTCATCCCCGCCGAGCTTCCGGGCGTGGGCCGGTCGAACATCGACTTCGGGCCCGCGGTGGGCACCGAGCTGGCCAGGCACTACGATTTGATGACCGTGGTGCGCGGCATCAACATGAACACGCTGGGCCACGAGGTGGGCTACCGCTACTTCCTCACCGGGAAGATGCCCATTGGCAGCGCGGCGCGTGGCTCCTCCACGGCGACTGAAATCGTGGGGCAGATGAAGCCGCGCGTGCCCATTGCCTCCATCTCCTACAACGTGGAGTCGTACAACGACCGGTACGGCGGCTATGCCAACGCGCTGCGCGTCAGCCGCCGGGACGACCTGATCCTGACGCTGAAGGGCAGCGCGGACGCGCTGGACAGTGAACTCGAGAAGCAGCTGCTCGACTTCCGCGGCCAGCCCGTCAACTGCGAGCAGGCGGCCTATGGCGCGCGTGGGGTGGGCACCACCTACTCCAACAGCCAGGAGCAGATGCGGCTCATCCAGTCCAAGGGACTGGACAAGTCGTTCGACTTCCTCGTTGGAGCCAACCAGCCGCACAGCGCGGAGATGGCGGTCATCCGCACGAAGTACAACCTGACCAGCGCCAACGACGTGAACGGCGAGCGCGGCCGCGCCGCCACGGTGGCGACCGCGCTGAAGAAGGGCATCGCCCAGTGCGTCACCATCAACCTCACGGGCGGCCTGGACACCCACTTCGGCAGCCAGCTCACGCAGGCCAACAATCAGCGGCGCGGCTTCGACGCCCTGGCCATGCTGGTGAAGGACCTGCGTGAGAGCGACCATCCCGCGGGTGGCACCTTCATGGACCACACCACCATCATGGTGTTCTCCGAGTTCTCCCGCACGCCGCTCATCAACAGCTCCGGTGGCCGTGACCACCACCTGAGCAACTCCGCGCTGCTGATGGGGGCCGGCATCAAGCACAACTTCGTGTTCGGCCGCAGCGGTGACATTGGCATGGCGCCGGGCACCTTCGACCTGCGCAACGGCGCGTCGGACCCGAACGGCGAGAACATCCTCCCCGAGCACGTCATCGCCACGGTGCTGGCGTCCGCGGGGCTGGACTACAGCATCACCCGCGTCGAACCGCTGCGCCCCATTCTCGCCTGA
- a CDS encoding DUF1585 domain-containing protein encodes MLSVRYLACLAGAALLLALPASAQEEAVCSPVVAKVPLERHLRQLSLDLLGRPPTYEEYQAAQAKGSIGVEDIRAMMTKDEFNARIRNYHRALLRSNLSGSLNNNQNSRVTGNGIATAYGVVGNPATTLRGANGATCNSDIAQDQCLTAEQPDAHAAPLTERPRTKCHDDEGVPLAVSYDYDTNYYACTPLAPTTPDGTAKCSDLLSTSHPKHEYLYFCDQRGSGSSAGAFICEPDPAKTTTRALTVKEMDGAKIKAFKHPNPDSKPALTELKRCTLDLELRNGLKGNYGVQRGCVLREGFVNKAAPYWATDKTPESVKVCAIDAQERTHNPWNMASCETSRFSTDRSCGCGVGMRRCETPAITAQDIRDVHSLRVAAFNDEPLRIAESVVQRDEPYFNILTTRRSFVNGTLSEYFRSQQGVGVFNVTTPTAQGAVPVVAYNDTEAWAEYTRDEGHAGVLTTPSFLYRFPTHRARVNHFYEAFLCKTFAPPPGASSPAPEDACNRENNLAVRCGCNYCHATMEPTGAHWGRYAERSAQFLAPDQFPRYDPKCRDCALNNDTNCGGECSQYIMQAYDGDGASSLGMLKTYLYRTADEEQNIEAGPALLVQKMLQSGDLERCTVRRIWTEFLGRPMTAEEQRLYLVPFAQDFARNGHRLKALIERVVTSDAYRRID; translated from the coding sequence GTGCTCAGTGTGCGCTACCTTGCCTGCCTGGCTGGTGCCGCCTTGCTTCTGGCCCTGCCAGCCTCTGCTCAAGAGGAGGCTGTCTGTTCACCAGTTGTCGCAAAGGTGCCCCTGGAGCGGCATCTCCGGCAGCTGTCGCTGGACTTGCTCGGCCGTCCCCCCACCTACGAGGAGTACCAGGCCGCCCAGGCCAAGGGCTCCATCGGCGTGGAAGACATCCGCGCGATGATGACGAAGGACGAGTTCAACGCGCGCATCCGCAACTACCACCGTGCGTTGCTGCGCTCGAACCTCTCCGGAAGCCTCAACAACAACCAGAACTCGCGGGTGACGGGTAACGGCATTGCCACCGCTTATGGCGTGGTCGGCAATCCCGCCACGACGCTGCGCGGCGCGAACGGCGCGACGTGTAACTCAGACATCGCGCAGGACCAGTGCCTCACGGCGGAGCAGCCAGACGCGCACGCGGCGCCGCTCACCGAGCGTCCCCGGACGAAGTGCCACGACGACGAGGGCGTGCCTCTGGCCGTCAGCTACGACTACGACACGAACTACTACGCGTGTACGCCGCTCGCGCCGACCACGCCGGATGGCACGGCGAAGTGCTCGGACCTGCTGAGCACCAGCCACCCGAAACACGAGTACCTCTACTTCTGCGACCAGCGCGGCTCGGGCAGCAGCGCGGGGGCCTTCATCTGCGAGCCGGACCCGGCGAAGACCACGACCCGGGCGCTGACGGTGAAGGAGATGGATGGCGCCAAAATCAAGGCGTTCAAGCACCCGAACCCGGACTCCAAGCCGGCGCTCACCGAGCTGAAGCGCTGCACGCTGGACCTGGAGCTGCGCAACGGACTCAAGGGCAACTACGGGGTTCAGCGCGGTTGCGTCCTGCGCGAGGGCTTCGTGAACAAGGCCGCGCCCTACTGGGCCACCGACAAGACGCCGGAGAGCGTCAAGGTGTGCGCCATCGACGCGCAGGAGCGCACCCACAATCCGTGGAACATGGCGTCCTGTGAGACGTCCCGCTTCTCCACCGACCGCAGCTGCGGCTGCGGCGTGGGCATGCGCCGCTGCGAGACGCCCGCCATCACCGCGCAGGACATCCGGGACGTGCACAGCCTGCGCGTGGCCGCCTTCAACGACGAGCCGCTGCGCATCGCCGAGTCGGTGGTGCAGCGCGACGAGCCCTACTTCAACATCCTCACCACGCGCCGCTCGTTCGTGAACGGCACCTTGTCCGAGTACTTCCGCAGCCAGCAGGGCGTGGGCGTCTTCAACGTGACGACGCCCACCGCGCAGGGCGCCGTGCCGGTGGTGGCCTACAACGACACGGAGGCTTGGGCGGAGTACACGCGTGACGAGGGGCACGCGGGCGTGCTCACCACGCCGTCCTTCCTCTACCGCTTCCCCACGCACCGCGCGCGGGTGAACCACTTCTACGAAGCCTTCCTCTGCAAGACGTTCGCGCCGCCGCCGGGGGCTTCGTCGCCCGCGCCGGAGGACGCGTGCAACCGCGAGAACAACCTGGCGGTGCGCTGCGGCTGCAACTACTGCCACGCCACCATGGAGCCCACCGGCGCGCACTGGGGCCGCTACGCGGAGCGCTCCGCGCAGTTCCTCGCGCCCGACCAGTTTCCTCGCTACGACCCGAAGTGCCGCGACTGCGCCCTCAACAACGACACCAACTGCGGCGGCGAGTGCAGCCAGTACATCATGCAGGCCTACGACGGTGATGGTGCCAGCAGCCTGGGCATGCTCAAGACGTACCTGTACCGCACGGCGGACGAAGAGCAGAACATCGAGGCCGGTCCCGCGCTGCTGGTGCAGAAGATGCTCCAGTCGGGTGACCTGGAGCGCTGCACGGTGCGGCGCATCTGGACCGAGTTCCTTGGCCGCCCGATGACGGCGGAGGAGCAGCGCCTGTACCTGGTGCCCTTCGCACAGGACTTCGCGCGCAACGGCCACCGCCTCAAGGCGCTCATCGAGCGCGTGGTGACGTCCGACGCCTACCGGAGGATTGACTGA
- a CDS encoding DUF420 domain-containing protein, translating into MSNAAPAALPPRVSDRAFFIFTAVVSALALAFIGWILLVRGGGPVEGVNLRFLPAVNAGLNATAAALLIGGWVAIKRGARQVHQYLMVSAFTASALFLVCYLSYHFVHGDTRYVGDWRGLYLCILASHVLLSMPVVPMALVAFYFTWRKDFVRHRKVTRWLAPIWVYVSATGVVVYFMLRGSAPAVL; encoded by the coding sequence ATGTCGAACGCCGCCCCTGCCGCGCTGCCGCCCCGGGTGAGTGACCGGGCTTTCTTCATCTTCACCGCCGTGGTGTCCGCGCTGGCATTGGCGTTCATCGGGTGGATTCTGCTGGTGCGCGGCGGCGGCCCGGTGGAGGGGGTGAACCTGCGCTTCCTCCCAGCGGTGAACGCGGGGCTCAACGCCACGGCCGCGGCGCTGCTCATCGGCGGGTGGGTGGCGATCAAACGAGGCGCGCGGCAGGTCCACCAGTACCTGATGGTCTCGGCCTTCACCGCGTCCGCGCTCTTCCTGGTCTGCTACCTGTCCTACCACTTCGTGCATGGCGACACGCGATACGTGGGGGACTGGCGCGGGCTGTACCTGTGCATCCTGGCCAGCCACGTGCTGCTGTCCATGCCCGTGGTTCCCATGGCGCTGGTGGCCTTCTACTTCACGTGGCGCAAGGACTTCGTGCGGCACCGCAAGGTGACGCGGTGGCTGGCGCCCATCTGGGTCTACGTGTCGGCGACGGGCGTCGTCGTGTACTTCATGCTGCGTGGCAGCGCGCCCGCCGTCCTGTAA
- a CDS encoding S8 family serine peptidase, with protein MRRLLLMGLLLLSVTSCSGDDEDPGEQSSRTGRIQGTLTPFRSSERSAGDGASQTVRSPFRAGELEKLKETLRGMHAGRSREPRVAPKAMPGLPIIPSQPAAAPLERASREDPTIPGDVILRFEEAGLTPERVLAAVQRPGFRAVHKGYASEYVHLVGYEPLDGKAVTAAKTQEWAAQLAQVPGVTYAVRNERMRATAAPNDRGYSLQWHYPTLNLPAAWDLVPDASSVVVAVLDSGIVPHPDLTNVLPGYDMISDPENAGDGDGRDSNPRDEGGDTPSGGSTWHGSHVAGTIAADTNNQVGVAGVAWNARLLPVRVLGKKGGSSFDIAAAITWATGGPVPGVPPNPNPAKVVNMSLGGRAPPQALYQDAIDAALGRGAIIVVAAGNEDVDARTSTPCNQQNVVCVGSTSLAGQRSSFSNYGVDVDVVASGGEMREDLNGDGYPDGVLSTVLDENGQPAYAFSQGTSMAAPHVTGVVALMAASRPDLTAALAERILKETATPLTNAQCPEGCGAGLVNARAALARIANVDPGTLDPQLNVTTSTLFFRGSGTQPLILSNVGGNRGGDLTVSASVSGPNASAVSFPQGNTVRVPAFSSAPLSVAVDASGLAGGDTVVTLSLVGSGTAGSATVAVKIGVAGAANDLDALIAFVWQDARGEWQASKDAIAVARASADYAYSISLAPRTYFALATIDDDQDGNFFEDGERTGYWRNVDSFEPLELEAGDRIENVSFDLIPLAPIDDDPALVVGSACGSNVDCPGGVCVTDYPGGYCSMDCTSSACPAGSRCYIVDSSSGLKACLATCTRQVGTGQGDCRPGYVCYSDGTGSGACQPNCRTSGLTCGLGRTCTASGFCR; from the coding sequence ATGCGTCGCCTGCTGTTGATGGGACTGTTGCTGCTCTCCGTTACCTCCTGTTCAGGCGACGACGAAGACCCGGGGGAGCAGTCCTCCAGGACCGGGCGCATCCAGGGGACGCTGACGCCTTTCCGGAGCAGCGAACGGTCCGCAGGCGACGGTGCCTCCCAGACGGTGCGCTCGCCGTTTCGCGCGGGTGAGCTGGAGAAGCTGAAGGAGACGCTGCGGGGGATGCACGCGGGACGCTCGCGCGAGCCGCGGGTGGCGCCGAAGGCCATGCCGGGGCTTCCCATCATCCCGTCGCAGCCGGCCGCCGCGCCGCTCGAGCGGGCCTCTCGCGAGGACCCCACGATTCCCGGAGACGTCATCCTCCGCTTCGAGGAAGCGGGCCTGACACCGGAGCGCGTGCTGGCGGCGGTGCAGCGCCCGGGCTTCCGCGCGGTGCACAAGGGCTACGCGAGTGAGTACGTGCACCTGGTGGGCTACGAGCCGCTGGACGGCAAGGCGGTGACGGCCGCGAAGACGCAGGAGTGGGCGGCGCAGCTCGCCCAGGTGCCGGGCGTGACGTATGCGGTGCGCAACGAGCGGATGCGGGCGACGGCGGCGCCGAATGACCGGGGCTACAGCCTTCAGTGGCACTACCCCACGCTCAACCTGCCGGCCGCGTGGGACCTGGTGCCGGACGCGTCCAGCGTGGTGGTGGCCGTCCTCGACAGCGGCATCGTTCCGCACCCGGACCTGACGAATGTGTTGCCGGGTTACGACATGATTTCGGACCCGGAGAACGCGGGTGACGGCGATGGCCGGGACAGCAATCCGCGGGACGAAGGTGGGGACACGCCCAGCGGCGGCTCGACGTGGCACGGCTCGCATGTGGCGGGCACCATCGCCGCGGACACGAACAACCAGGTGGGCGTCGCGGGCGTGGCCTGGAACGCCCGGCTGCTCCCAGTGAGGGTGCTGGGGAAGAAGGGCGGGAGCAGCTTCGACATCGCCGCGGCCATCACCTGGGCCACGGGCGGCCCCGTGCCGGGCGTACCGCCCAATCCCAATCCCGCGAAGGTGGTGAACATGAGCCTGGGTGGCCGCGCGCCGCCGCAGGCGCTGTACCAGGACGCCATCGACGCGGCCTTGGGACGCGGGGCCATCATCGTCGTCGCCGCGGGCAATGAGGACGTGGATGCGCGCACCAGCACGCCGTGCAACCAGCAGAACGTCGTCTGTGTGGGCTCCACCAGTCTTGCGGGCCAGCGCAGCAGCTTCTCCAACTACGGCGTGGACGTGGACGTGGTGGCGTCTGGTGGGGAGATGCGCGAGGACCTGAACGGCGACGGCTATCCGGACGGCGTGCTGTCCACGGTGCTGGATGAGAACGGGCAGCCTGCCTATGCCTTCTCGCAGGGCACCAGCATGGCGGCGCCTCACGTCACGGGCGTGGTGGCGCTGATGGCGGCGTCGCGGCCGGACCTGACGGCCGCGCTGGCGGAGCGCATCTTGAAGGAAACCGCTACGCCGCTCACCAACGCGCAGTGCCCGGAGGGCTGCGGCGCGGGGCTCGTCAACGCGCGAGCGGCGCTGGCCCGCATCGCCAACGTGGACCCTGGCACGTTGGACCCTCAGCTTAACGTGACGACGTCCACACTGTTCTTCCGGGGCAGCGGGACGCAGCCGCTCATTCTCAGCAACGTGGGCGGGAACCGGGGCGGCGATTTGACGGTATCGGCCAGCGTCAGTGGGCCCAATGCCTCGGCGGTGTCATTCCCGCAGGGCAACACGGTGCGGGTACCCGCCTTCAGCTCGGCCCCGTTGAGTGTGGCGGTGGATGCATCCGGGCTGGCCGGAGGGGACACCGTGGTGACGCTGAGCCTGGTGGGCTCGGGGACGGCGGGCTCGGCGACGGTGGCGGTGAAGATTGGCGTGGCGGGCGCAGCCAATGACCTGGACGCCCTGATTGCGTTCGTGTGGCAGGACGCGCGAGGGGAGTGGCAGGCCTCGAAGGACGCCATCGCGGTCGCGCGCGCCTCGGCGGACTACGCGTACAGCATCTCCCTGGCGCCGCGGACGTACTTCGCGTTGGCCACCATCGACGACGACCAGGATGGCAACTTCTTCGAGGACGGCGAGCGCACCGGCTACTGGCGCAACGTGGACTCCTTCGAGCCGCTGGAGCTGGAGGCGGGTGACCGCATCGAGAATGTGAGCTTCGACCTGATTCCCCTGGCGCCCATCGATGATGACCCGGCGCTGGTGGTGGGCAGTGCGTGCGGCTCCAACGTGGACTGTCCCGGGGGCGTGTGCGTGACGGACTATCCGGGCGGGTACTGCTCCATGGATTGCACCAGCTCCGCGTGTCCGGCGGGCTCGCGGTGTTACATCGTGGATTCCTCCTCGGGCCTCAAGGCATGTCTGGCGACCTGCACGCGGCAGGTGGGAACGGGGCAGGGGGACTGCCGCCCCGGGTACGTCTGCTACAGCGACGGCACGGGTTCGGGAGCGTGCCAGCCCAACTGCCGCACCTCTGGCCTGACGTGTGGGCTGGGACGGACGTGCACGGCCAGCGGCTTCTGTCGCTGA
- a CDS encoding DEAD/DEAH box helicase, with protein sequence MAPQISLDFATEYAAHPALAPFHPVVRRWFAERLGEPSRPQVEGWPLIQAGQDVLIAAPTGSGKTLTAFLAALDALFRLALEGTLPDCTQVLYVSPLKALGNDVQKNLLQPLEELLARARAEGFRPQELRVQVRSGDTPASERAQMVRRPPHILITTPESFYLYLTAEKARATLRSVRTVIVDEIHALARDKRGSHFALSLERLKALTDARPQLIGLSATQKPLDAIAGFLTGASHRECKRVEVGHLRPWDLTLEIPDAELSSLASHEMWGQVYDRLVELTGAHRTTLVFVNTRKMAERVAHDLGERLGEGTVAAHHGSMSREIRLAAEEKLKSGQLRAMVATASLELGIDVGNVDLVVQLGSTRAISVLLQRVGRAGHHKAGISKGILFAMTRDELMECTALLNAVREGDLDAVRIPEKPLDVLAQQIVAACACEEWDERALFSLFQRAYSYRNLTWEEYQGVLELLSEGVAARRGRAGIHLHRDRVNQRLKGRRGVRITALTNGGAIPDTFTFNVTAEPEGKVVGTLDEDFAVESSPGDIFLLGSTAWRIQRVSGSTVQVEDARGAPPNVPFWRGEAPGRTDELSLQVGRLREELTQREDAPAFLQKELRMPPPAVDALMGYLRTGQKMLDAVPSHTTVVAERFFDEAGGMQLIIHAPFGSRINRAWGLALRKRFCRSFDFELQAAATEDGILLSLGEQHSFPLAEIFDFLHPDHVEEVLVQAVLQAPIFGTRFRWVATRSLALHRMMGGKRVAPNLQRARSEDLLASVFPEQVGCQDNHGGGDLELPDHPLVTQTMDDCLREAMDVDGLREVLRGMRDGRIRLLARDVPEPSLFAHAMIHSQPYTFLDDAPAEERRVRNVALRRAMPAEDVTAFGALDATAIATVVTDAAPPMRDEDELHDALLQLILLPAAEVPRGMATPLFEQGRVAWMDLPAGRFLVSAERGSALRVLFPDAPMQPPLPVLSHDRPVERDAAVLQVVRGRMEMLGPTTVAELARLIVLDEDSVNAAMHQLEAQGNVLRGRFRPLEVPLADGASPPLEWCDRRLLQRIHRLTVGRLRKEIEPLSAQDFMRFLFRWHHLEELDALRGSTGLLKAVRLLQGYEAPASAWERFLLPARMRGYTPDLLERACYAGEVAWGRLTTKEAKPAPGPRRGAPVTPPEPAPTRSRASPTRNASLTFTLREDLEWMLTAARPHAVLADGDVWTPPDLSAAAKDVVTVLERRGACFFQDLVSRARRLPAEIEDALWELVARGLVTADAVQNLRVLQSPAHRKRQKLLQRGGPGRWSLLTPAEPKSQDDVLDSLARLFLQRYGIVWRDLVMREALAPTWRELLFVYRRMEARGEVRGGRFVSGFVGEQFALPEAVDMARSVRRQPPSGVRVQLSGVDPLNLTGVVTPGPRVPAMPGNVVTYVDGVPRDVGALDDTADGNVGEDTEDGGEAMAS encoded by the coding sequence ATGGCCCCGCAAATCAGCCTCGACTTCGCCACGGAGTACGCGGCGCATCCGGCGCTGGCACCGTTCCATCCGGTGGTGCGCCGCTGGTTCGCGGAGCGGCTGGGCGAGCCCAGCCGTCCCCAGGTCGAGGGCTGGCCGCTCATCCAGGCGGGCCAGGACGTGCTCATCGCCGCGCCCACGGGCAGTGGCAAGACACTGACGGCGTTCCTCGCCGCGCTGGACGCGCTCTTCCGGCTGGCGCTGGAAGGCACGCTGCCGGACTGCACGCAGGTGCTCTACGTGTCGCCGCTCAAGGCGCTGGGCAACGACGTGCAGAAGAACCTGCTCCAGCCGCTGGAGGAGCTGCTCGCCCGGGCCCGCGCGGAGGGCTTCCGTCCGCAGGAGCTGCGCGTCCAGGTGCGCAGCGGAGACACCCCGGCCTCCGAGCGCGCCCAGATGGTGCGCCGTCCGCCGCACATCCTCATCACCACGCCGGAGTCCTTCTACCTCTACCTCACGGCGGAGAAGGCGCGCGCCACGCTGCGCTCGGTGCGCACCGTCATCGTGGACGAAATCCACGCCCTGGCGCGCGACAAGCGGGGCAGCCACTTCGCGCTGTCGCTGGAGCGGCTCAAGGCGCTCACGGACGCGAGGCCCCAGCTCATCGGCCTGTCGGCGACGCAGAAGCCGCTGGACGCCATCGCCGGGTTCCTCACCGGCGCCTCCCACCGGGAGTGCAAGCGGGTGGAGGTGGGCCACCTGCGCCCGTGGGATTTGACGCTGGAGATTCCAGACGCGGAGCTGTCGTCGCTGGCCAGCCACGAGATGTGGGGGCAGGTCTACGACCGGCTGGTGGAGCTGACGGGGGCGCACCGCACGACGCTCGTCTTCGTCAACACGCGGAAGATGGCGGAGCGCGTGGCGCACGACCTGGGTGAACGCCTGGGGGAAGGCACCGTGGCGGCGCACCACGGCAGCATGTCGCGCGAAATCCGTCTGGCCGCGGAGGAGAAGCTGAAGTCCGGGCAGTTGCGGGCCATGGTGGCCACCGCGTCGCTGGAGCTGGGCATCGACGTGGGCAACGTGGACCTGGTGGTGCAGTTGGGCAGCACGCGCGCCATCTCCGTGTTGCTCCAGCGCGTGGGCCGCGCGGGCCACCACAAGGCGGGCATCTCCAAGGGCATCCTCTTCGCGATGACGCGGGACGAGTTGATGGAGTGCACCGCGCTCCTCAACGCCGTGCGCGAGGGGGACCTGGACGCGGTGCGGATTCCGGAGAAGCCGCTGGATGTGCTGGCGCAGCAGATTGTCGCCGCGTGCGCCTGCGAGGAGTGGGACGAACGCGCGCTCTTCAGCCTCTTCCAACGCGCGTACTCGTACCGGAACCTCACCTGGGAGGAGTACCAGGGTGTGCTGGAGTTGCTGTCCGAAGGCGTGGCGGCGCGCCGGGGCCGCGCGGGCATCCACCTCCACAGAGACCGGGTGAATCAGCGCCTCAAGGGCCGGCGCGGCGTGCGCATCACCGCGCTCACCAATGGCGGCGCCATCCCGGACACCTTCACCTTCAACGTCACCGCCGAGCCCGAGGGCAAGGTGGTGGGCACGCTGGACGAAGACTTCGCGGTGGAGTCCTCGCCCGGGGACATCTTCCTGCTGGGCAGCACCGCGTGGCGCATCCAGCGCGTGTCGGGCAGCACGGTGCAGGTGGAGGACGCGCGCGGCGCGCCGCCCAACGTGCCCTTCTGGCGCGGCGAGGCGCCGGGCCGCACGGACGAGCTGTCGCTCCAGGTGGGCCGCCTGCGCGAGGAACTCACGCAGCGCGAGGATGCGCCGGCGTTCCTCCAGAAGGAGCTGCGCATGCCGCCGCCCGCGGTGGACGCGCTGATGGGCTATCTGCGCACGGGGCAGAAGATGCTCGACGCCGTGCCCAGCCACACCACCGTGGTGGCCGAGCGCTTCTTCGACGAGGCGGGCGGCATGCAGCTCATCATCCACGCGCCCTTCGGCAGCCGCATCAACCGCGCGTGGGGCCTGGCGCTGCGCAAGCGCTTCTGCCGCTCGTTCGACTTCGAGCTTCAGGCGGCGGCGACGGAGGACGGCATCCTCCTGTCGCTGGGCGAGCAGCACTCCTTCCCGCTGGCGGAGATTTTCGACTTCCTCCACCCGGACCACGTAGAGGAGGTGCTGGTGCAGGCGGTGCTCCAGGCGCCGATTTTCGGCACGCGCTTCCGGTGGGTGGCCACTCGGTCGCTCGCGCTGCACCGGATGATGGGGGGCAAGCGCGTGGCGCCCAACCTCCAGCGCGCCCGCAGCGAGGACCTGCTGGCGTCGGTGTTCCCGGAGCAGGTGGGCTGTCAGGACAACCACGGTGGTGGCGACCTGGAGTTGCCGGACCATCCGCTGGTGACGCAGACCATGGATGACTGTCTGCGCGAGGCCATGGACGTGGACGGCCTGCGCGAGGTGCTGCGCGGCATGCGTGATGGCCGCATCCGCCTGCTGGCGCGCGACGTGCCGGAGCCCAGCCTCTTCGCGCACGCGATGATTCACAGCCAGCCCTACACCTTCCTGGATGACGCGCCCGCCGAGGAGCGCCGCGTGCGCAACGTGGCCCTGCGCCGCGCCATGCCCGCCGAGGACGTGACGGCCTTCGGAGCGCTGGACGCGACGGCGATTGCCACGGTGGTGACGGACGCCGCCCCGCCCATGCGCGACGAGGACGAACTGCACGACGCGCTGTTGCAGTTGATTCTACTGCCCGCAGCGGAGGTGCCGCGCGGGATGGCGACGCCCCTGTTCGAGCAGGGCCGGGTGGCGTGGATGGACCTGCCCGCGGGCCGCTTCCTGGTGTCGGCGGAGCGGGGCAGCGCGCTGCGGGTGCTCTTCCCGGACGCGCCCATGCAGCCGCCGCTGCCGGTGCTGTCGCATGACCGGCCCGTGGAGCGGGACGCCGCCGTGCTCCAGGTGGTGCGCGGACGCATGGAGATGCTGGGGCCCACCACGGTGGCGGAGTTGGCCCGGCTCATCGTGTTGGACGAGGACTCCGTCAACGCGGCCATGCACCAGTTGGAGGCCCAGGGCAACGTGCTGCGCGGCCGTTTCCGGCCGCTGGAGGTCCCCCTGGCGGATGGGGCCAGCCCGCCGCTGGAGTGGTGCGACCGGCGCCTGCTCCAGCGCATCCACCGGCTGACGGTGGGGCGGCTGCGCAAGGAAATCGAGCCGCTGAGCGCGCAGGACTTCATGCGCTTCCTCTTCCGCTGGCACCACCTGGAGGAACTGGACGCGCTGCGCGGCTCCACGGGGCTGCTCAAGGCGGTGCGGCTGCTGCAGGGGTACGAGGCGCCGGCCTCCGCGTGGGAGCGCTTCCTGCTGCCCGCGCGCATGCGCGGCTACACGCCAGACTTGCTGGAGCGGGCCTGCTATGCCGGTGAGGTGGCCTGGGGCCGCCTGACGACGAAGGAGGCGAAGCCCGCGCCGGGGCCTCGCCGGGGCGCGCCGGTGACGCCGCCGGAGCCCGCGCCCACGCGCTCGCGAGCGTCGCCCACGCGCAACGCGTCGTTGACCTTCACCCTTCGCGAGGACCTGGAGTGGATGCTCACCGCGGCGCGGCCTCACGCGGTGCTGGCGGACGGGGACGTGTGGACGCCGCCGGACCTGAGCGCGGCCGCCAAGGACGTGGTGACGGTACTGGAGCGGCGCGGCGCCTGCTTCTTCCAGGACCTGGTGTCGCGCGCGCGGCGCCTGCCCGCCGAAATCGAGGACGCGCTGTGGGAGTTGGTGGCGCGCGGGCTGGTGACCGCGGACGCGGTGCAGAACCTGCGCGTGCTCCAGAGCCCGGCGCACCGCAAGCGGCAGAAGTTGCTCCAACGCGGTGGTCCTGGCCGCTGGAGCCTGCTGACACCCGCGGAGCCGAAGTCGCAAGACGATGTGCTGGACTCGCTGGCGCGCCTCTTCCTCCAACGCTACGGCATTGTCTGGCGCGACCTGGTGATGCGTGAGGCGCTGGCGCCCACGTGGCGCGAGCTGCTCTTCGTGTACCGCCGCATGGAAGCGCGCGGCGAGGTGCGCGGTGGCCGCTTCGTGTCGGGCTTCGTGGGCGAACAGTTCGCCCTGCCGGAGGCGGTGGACATGGCTCGCTCGGTGCGCCGTCAGCCTCCGTCCGGTGTGCGGGTGCAGTTGTCCGGTGTGGATCCGCTCAACCTCACGGGCGTGGTGACGCCCGGGCCGCGGGTGCCGGCGATGCCGGGCAACGTGGTGACGTACGTGGACGGCGTGCCGCGAGATGTCGGCGCACTGGACGATACGGCCGACGGCAACGTTGGAGAAGACACGGAAGATGGCGGCGAGGCGATGGCGAGCTGA